A stretch of the Rhinoderma darwinii isolate aRhiDar2 chromosome 3, aRhiDar2.hap1, whole genome shotgun sequence genome encodes the following:
- the LINGO1 gene encoding leucine-rich repeat and immunoglobulin-like domain-containing nogo receptor-interacting protein 1 isoform X2, whose translation MNLPLPPCLCPILLLVLGSYLSGSASGCPQRCDCSAQDRSVLCHRKRHLIVPEGIPTDTRLLDLSKNRIKTLNQDEFSAFPYLEELELNENIVSMIEPGAFNGLFNLRFLGLRNNRLKLIALGVFTGLSNLTQLDISENKIVILLDDMFQDLYNLKSLEVGDNDLVYISHRAFRGLNSLEELTLEKCNLTLVPTEALSHLHGLISLRLRYLNINVIRDYSFKRLFRLKNLEVAHWPYLDTMTSNSLYGLNLTSLTVTHCNLSSVPYVAIRHLVYLRFLNLSYNPITSVEGSMLHELLRLQEFHLVGGQLTLVEPYAFRGLNHLRVLNVSSNLLSTLEESSFHSVGNLETLILDHNPLACDCRLLWIFRRRWRLNFNRQQPSCSTPEYVQGKEFKDFPDVLQPNYFTCRRARIQDRIPQVQHVDEGHTVHFFCRADGDPPPTMLWQSPRKTFITSKSNGRLTVFPDGTLEVRYAQIQDNGTYHCVASNAGGNDTSLAHLHVRSYSPDWPHQPNKTFAFISNQPNESDVNSTRASVPFPFDIKTLIIATTMGFISFLGVVLFCLVLLFLWSRGKGNTKHNIEIEYVPRKSDAGLSSADAPRKFNMKMI comes from the coding sequence ATGAATCTCCCGCTGCCACCCTGCCTGTGTCCCATTCTCTTGCTTGTATTGGGCTCCTACCTGTCTGGCTCAGCCTCAGGTTGCCCCCAACGCTGTGATTGCTCTGCTCAGGATCGTTCTGTTCTCTGCCATCGTAAGCGCCATCTCATCGTTCCTGAAGGCATACCCACTGACACACGTTTGCTGGACCTAAGCAAAAATCGCATCAAGACACTTAACCAGGACGAATTTTCTGCCTTTCCTTATCTGGAGGAGTTGGAACTTAATGAGAACATTGTGTCCATGATTGAACCAGGCGCCTTTAATGGTCTCTTCAATTTACGTTTCCTAGGGCTGCGAAATAATCGTCTAAAACTCATTGCGTTAGGTGTATTTACAGGACTTAGTAACCTTACACAACTTGACATTAGTGAGAACAAAATTGTTATTCTTCTGGATGACATGTTCCAGGACCTGTATAACCTCAAATCTCTGGAAGTTGGAGATAATGATTTGGTGTACATCTCTCACCGTGCTTTCCGTGGACTCAACAGTCTGGAAGAGCTGACATTGGAAAAATGCAACCTCACTTTGGTGCCCACAGAGGCTTTGTCCCACCTTCATGGTCTCATCTCTCTACGGCTAAGGTATCTCAATATCAATGTGATTCGTGACTATTCTTTCAAAAGGTTGTTTCGTCTGAAAAACTTAGAGGTAGCACATTGGCCATACTTGGACACAATGACATCCAATAGTCTCTATGGGTTGAATTTAACTTCTCTAACTGTTACTCATTGCAATTTGAGCAGTGTACCATATGTGGCAATTAGACATCTGGTTTATCTTCGATTTCTTAATCTTTCATATAACCCCATCACATCTGTGGAGGGATCTATGTTGCATGAGTTGCTCAGACTTCAGGAGTTTCACCTGGTAGGTGGACAACTGACACTGGTGGAACCCTATGCCTTCCGAGGTCTTAACCACTTACGAGTACTGAATGTCTCCTCCAATCTTCTCAGTACACTGGAGGAATCTTCCTTCCATTCTGTGGGTAATCTGGAGACACTAATTTTGGACCACAACCCACTGGCTTGTGACTGTCGTCTATTATGGATCTTCCGGCGACGTTGGCGCCTCAATTTCAATCGACAGCAGCCATCCTGTTCCACTCCAGAATATGTGCAAGGGAAAGAGTTTAAAGATTTTCCTGATGTCCTACAGCCTAATTACTTCACTTGCCGACGTGCACGAATCCAGGATCGGATTCCACAAGTGCAACATGTAGATGAAGGTCATACTGTACACTTTTTCTGCCGGGCTGACGGTGATCCACCACCAACCATGCTGTGGCAGTCCCCGCGAAAGACCTTCATCACCAGCAAAAGCAATGGGCGTCTTACTGTATTTCCAGATGGAACTTTGGAGGTACGTTATGCCCAGATACAAGACAATGGGACTTACCACTGTGTGGCAAGTAATGCTGGTGGAAATGATACTTCCTTAGCTCATCTCCATGTACGCAGTTATTCTCCAGATTGGCCTCACCAACCCAACAAGACCTTTGCCTTCATCTCCAACCAGCCGAATGAAAGTGATGTTAATAGCACTCGCGCAAGTGTCCCATTCCCATTTGATATTAAGACTTTAATCATTGCAACCACGATGGGCTTTATATCCTTCTTGGGGGTTGTTTTGTTCTGCTTGGTACTTCTTTTTCTTTGGAGCAGGGGCAAAGGAAACACCAAACACAACATTGAGATCGAGTATGTGCCACGAAAGTCTGATGCAGGACTCTCTTCTGCAGATGCTCCTCGCAAATTTAATATGAAGATGATCTGA